A genomic stretch from Arachis stenosperma cultivar V10309 chromosome 3, arast.V10309.gnm1.PFL2, whole genome shotgun sequence includes:
- the LOC130965565 gene encoding uncharacterized protein LOC130965565: MEWQPRWAGDLKYEVSHKNRMIQERFVVDLLAGSCSCRFWGLAGMPCMHACSAIFMKGDNPEDYCSNYYTPAAYMACYGTTLNPINGENMWPKVELETIRPPIFRVKPGRPRRVRIREHDEDRSQTKLRRSGTSVTCNNYGQYGHNRRHCPNPDITGNNPGSETAAP, from the exons ATGGAATGGCAACCTAGGTGGGCTGGGGATTTAAAGTATGAGGTTTCACATAAAAATAGGATGATTCAAGAGAGGTTTGTGGTGGATTTACTGGCCGGTTCATGTAGTTGTAGGTTCTGGGGGTTGGCTGGCATGCCTTGTATGCATGCTTGTTCTGCAATATTCATGAAAGGAGACAACCCTGAGGACTACTGCAGTAACTATTACACACCAGCAGCATATATGGCATGCTATGGGACAACACTTAATCCAATTAATGGTGAAAATATGTGGCCAAAGGTCGAACTTGAGACAATTAGACCTCCAATCTTCAGAGTCAAGCCTGGAAGACCTAGGAGAGTAAGAATTAGAGAGCACGATGAGGATAGATCACAAACAAAACTAAGAAGGAGTGGAACATCAGTTACCTGCAACAACTATGGCCAATATGGACACAATAGGAGACATTGTCCCAATCCAGACATAACAG GAAATAACCCTGGATCTGAAACTGCTGCTCCTTAG
- the LOC130965567 gene encoding uncharacterized protein LOC130965567: protein MGDSMFTLDLYHGGQMVSRKGGKEYLGGMVVEGLQFELDEWSLQEIIAALKEVGYTGNAKIWWNEPGVALKDGLRELKSDGDAMRMGKYVVEQEIKHCHVYAVSGCRQGNGVEITSTDEDYIPSDGEYSANDLVEVEVVSQSESSSEDNRFDDSADDGDHEDHFGFNVEKENQQGQHPNAFGGNSGSLGTDANNVDVGVGVENNTGGVTEDGAEIDVGDISSGYDTESLDSYDGDSDEPVRRKRYPRYNEADMSVDYEFRLGTEFKSIAEFKEAIKEHALLNGRDIRYVKNDQVRCRVKCKGLGGECPWMAFASKVEKSGCVRLKTLNSKHTCGRNYSGRLASSNWIAKKITNNISRGEDMKLGTVIQTIQEKYMANISVWKAYWARRKAREVVHGKAV, encoded by the coding sequence ATGGGAGATTCTATGTTTACTCTCGATCTCTACCATGGTGGTCAGATGGTTAGCAGGAAAGGAGGAAAAGAATACCTTGGTGGGATGGTAGTGGAAGGGTTGCAGTTTGAGTTAGATGAGTGGTCGTTACAAGAAATTATTGCAGCGCTGAAAGAAGTTGGATACACAGGCAATGCTAAAATCTGGTGGAACGAACCTGGAGTTGCATTGAAGGATGGTCTTAGGGAGTTGAAGTCTGATGGAGATGCAATGAGAATGGGTAAGTATGTAGTGGAACAAGAGATTAAACACTGCCATGTGTATGCAGTTAGCGGATGTAGACAAGGAAATGGGGTTGAGATAACCTCAACTGATGAAGACTATATACCCTCTGATGGTGAGTACAGTGCTAATGATTTAGTTGAAGTAGAAGTGGTAAGTCAATCAGAGTCTTCAAGCGAAGATAACAGATTTGATGACAGTGCGGACGATGGTGATCATGAGGATCATTTTGGCTTTAAtgttgaaaaagaaaaccaaCAAGGTCAGCATCCAAATGCCTTCGGAGGTAACAGTGGCTCATTAGGAACAGATGCTAATAATGTTGATGTGGGAGTTGGTGTTGAAAATAACACAGGAGGGGTGACTGAAGATGGAGCAGAAATTGATGTTGGTGATATTTCTTCGGGTTATGATACAGAGTCATTGGACAGCTATGATGGAGATTCTGATGAGCCCGTAAGAAGAAAGAGGTATCCTAGATATAATGAAGCTGACATGAGTGTTGATTATGAGTTTCGGCTGGGGACTGAGTTTAAATCTATTGCTGAGTTTAAGGAGGCTATCAAGGAACATGCATTGTTGAATGGACGGGACATTAGATATGTCAAGAACGATCAGGTTAGATGCAGAGTCAAATGCAAGGGTTTAGGCGGAGAGTGTCCATGGATGGCATTTGCAAGTAAAGTAGAAAAATCTGGATGTGTTAGGCTGAAGACATTGAACAGTAAGCACACTTGTGGGAGGAACTACAGTGGCCGTCTTGCGTCCAGCAATTGGATTgctaaaaaaattactaataacATAAGTAGAGGAGAAGATATGAAGCTGGGGACTGTAATTCAAACTATTCAAGAAAAATACATGGCAAATATATCTGTGTGGAAAGCTTACTGGGCAAGAAGAAAGGCAAGGGAAGTGGTGCATGGGAAGGCAGTGTAG
- the LOC130969968 gene encoding agamous-like MADS-box protein AGL12 — MARGRIQLKRIENPVHRQVTFCKRRAGLLKKAKELSVLCDAEIGLVIFSAHGKLYELATKGTMQGVIERYMKFTGAAQPEEPPTEPHHHPLDAKEEADVLKQEIDTLQKGISYLFGGGTGTMTIDDLQILEKNLETWIYQIRSMKMNLMLQEIQDLRDKEGTLKAANKFLHDKILENTTAFTNFAPFATDSTYPLTIQDGIFPALGNVLG; from the exons ATGGCTCGTGGAAGAATTCAGTTGAAGAGAATAGAGAACCCGGTTCACAGGCAAGTTACCTTCTGCAAGCGCCGAGCTGGGCTTCTCAAGAAGGCTAAGGAGCTCTCTGTCCTTTGCGATGCTGAAATTGGCCTTGTCATTTTCTCCGcacatggcaagctctatgaaCTCGCCACTAAAGG AACCATGCAAGGAGTGATAGAGAGGTACATGAAGTTTACTGGGGCGGCTCAGCCTGAAGAACCACCAACTGAACCGCATCATCATCCTCTT GATGCTAAAGAGGAAGCGGATGTTCTAAAACAGGAAATTGACACATTGCAAAAGGGAATCAG TTATTTGTTTGGAGGAGGAACTGGGACCATGACAATCGATGATTTACAAATCTTAGAGAAGAATCTCGAGACTTGGATTTATCAAATTCGCTCAATGAAG ATGAACCTCATGTTACAAGAAATTCAAGATTTGAGAGACAAG GAGGGTACACTCAAAGCAGCAAACAAGTTTCTACATGATAag ATTTTGGAGAATACAACTGCATTTACTAACTTTGCTCCATTTGCTACTGACTCAACTTACCCACTAACTATACAAGATGGGATTTTTCCAGCTCTAGGAAATGTACTTGGTTAA